Genomic segment of Kibdelosporangium phytohabitans:
TGACAGGCCTTCTCGACGGCCCAGCTTCCCGCTGGCCGCACCGCGGAAAGACACGGGTACAACCCGGTACAAGCCCCTTCCCGCGGCACGCCCAGCGGAAACCTGGAACCGCCGAACAAGACCAGCAACGTTGCGAGACGAGCCACTAGCACACCCCGAATCTCGGTGCCCCGAGGTCGAACGCGGAACGGCCACCTGGTCGTCCCGCTGGTTGCCCATGACTGTTTTCGAGGAGGGAATCACGTGACAAGGCTGCGTTCCGCCGTGCTGACCACGGCGGTCGTCAGCGGGCTGCTGGCCGGGAGCGTCCCGGCGCTGGCCGGTCCGGCACCGCTGAACACGACCCGGATCCCTGCCCGCTACGCCGGTCAGGCCCTGCCATGGCACCCCTGCGCGGACGCGGAACTGCCCAGTCCGCGGCTGCCGGGGACCGAGGACCTGGAGTGCGCGACGTTCCGCACGCCCCGCGACTGGGAGCGCCTGGACGAGCACCAGGACCTGACCATCGCGATCAGCAGGCTGAAGTCGACGGGCGCGACGACCGCGTCCGTGCTCACCAACCCCGGCGGTCCCGGCGGGGCCGGTCGTGACCTGCCCGCCGTGCTGCGCGGCCAGGCGAAGCTGCGTGAACACCAGGAGATCATCGGGATCGACCAGCGCGGCACCGGCAAGAGCACGACCGCGAGCTGCGGCGGGGTCTACGGAACCGGTGCCGAACTGGACGCGCGCAACCGCGATCCGCGCAACCTGAACCTGATCGTGGACTCGGTCAAGTACGTCGCCGACTCGTGCCAGCGTGCCTCGGGCGAACTCGGCCCGCTGGTCGACACGTTCCAGATGACCAAGGACCTCGACCTGCTGCGCGTGCTGCTCGGCCGGGAGAAGGTCAACTGGGTCGGCTACTCCGCGGGCACGTGGCTGGGCGCGCACTACGCGCAGCGGTTCCCCGACCGCACCGGCCGGTTCGTGCTGGACTCCGCGACGGAGTTCACCAGCACCTGGCAGAGCTCCTTCGCCTGGCAGCCGATGGGGTTCGAGCGGCGCTGGCGCCAGGACTTCCTGCCGTGGATGGCGCGCTACGACGTCAAGTACCACTTCGGCACGAGCGGCGAGGCGGCCCGGCAGACCTTCGAGAACGTCCGGTACGCGTTGAGCCGCAAGCCGGTCGACCTCGACGGCGTGCGGGTCGGACCGGCCCAGCTGGACAATCTCGCGCTCGGCGCGCTCAAGTCCAAGCACAGCTTCCCCGCGACGGCCGACAACCTGGTCCGGATCAAGGCGCTGACCGAGGCGGCCACGCCGGAGCACGTCAACGCGGATGCACGCGCGGCGGTCAAGGCGGCGGTGTCGAAACCGGTGCTCCCGCTGGGGATCGCGGACCGGGCCGCCGACCCGCTGGACAGCTTGCTCGCCACGCTCACGAACACCGTGTGCAACGACGGTCCGTGGACCGGTAACCGCCAGTCCATCATCCGCCAGTCGCAACAGCAGATCAACCGCGGTCAGACGCTGATCACCGGTACCTGGATGGCCTTCCAGTTCTGTGCGTTCTGGCGCAACCAGCCGCGTCCGCTGCCCGTGCTGGACGGGAAGGGCGCTGCGCCGGTGCTGATCGTCCAGTCCGAGAACGACCCGGCCACGCCGATCGAAGGCGCGCGCAAGGCGCACACCGCGTTCCGGGACTCGCGGCTGCTGACCGTCACCGGCGAGGGCGATCACGG
This window contains:
- a CDS encoding alpha/beta hydrolase, whose protein sequence is MTRLRSAVLTTAVVSGLLAGSVPALAGPAPLNTTRIPARYAGQALPWHPCADAELPSPRLPGTEDLECATFRTPRDWERLDEHQDLTIAISRLKSTGATTASVLTNPGGPGGAGRDLPAVLRGQAKLREHQEIIGIDQRGTGKSTTASCGGVYGTGAELDARNRDPRNLNLIVDSVKYVADSCQRASGELGPLVDTFQMTKDLDLLRVLLGREKVNWVGYSAGTWLGAHYAQRFPDRTGRFVLDSATEFTSTWQSSFAWQPMGFERRWRQDFLPWMARYDVKYHFGTSGEAARQTFENVRYALSRKPVDLDGVRVGPAQLDNLALGALKSKHSFPATADNLVRIKALTEAATPEHVNADARAAVKAAVSKPVLPLGIADRAADPLDSLLATLTNTVCNDGPWTGNRQSIIRQSQQQINRGQTLITGTWMAFQFCAFWRNQPRPLPVLDGKGAAPVLIVQSENDPATPIEGARKAHTAFRDSRLLTVTGEGDHGIYGMGNKAVDKIVNDYLVDGVVPADRSVPGMPLPVPAGLPSGAGAR